Proteins co-encoded in one Candidatus Thiodictyon syntrophicum genomic window:
- the zapE gene encoding cell division protein ZapE, with protein MSFSPHPLSAPTAVTNFEALDGVQEQARRHLLDLQARLVEPTAAQEPPRGLLRRLRTRRVMPAQPVVGLYLWGGVGRGKTYLMDWFCDALPVAQKRRVHFHHFMREVHDAMSKLPRQPDPLEVIGGRWREGVRVLCLDEFVVTDIADAMILHRLLGALLRRGMTLVITSNTHPEQLYRNGLQRQSFLPAIELLKTHTRVFELAGTLDYRLRNLSQAGVYFVGAEGVVRLAEHFEHLTGGHGAVEERFSVNGRTFPARRVGPDVAWFDFQDLCATPRCVADYIEIARLFHTVLLSGVPVFTHRQEAAARRFVHLIDEFYDRRVKLVIAAAAPIAQLYPGGFVDFPFERVRSRLVEMQSHAYLAAPGTA; from the coding sequence GTGTCTTTCAGCCCCCACCCCCTGTCCGCGCCGACCGCGGTGACCAACTTTGAGGCCCTGGATGGCGTCCAGGAGCAAGCCCGGCGGCACCTTCTGGACCTCCAGGCCCGTTTGGTGGAGCCCACCGCCGCGCAGGAGCCCCCGCGGGGGCTTCTGAGACGGCTGCGGACGCGCCGTGTAATGCCTGCGCAGCCCGTCGTCGGGCTCTATCTATGGGGCGGCGTTGGCCGCGGCAAGACCTATCTGATGGATTGGTTCTGCGACGCCCTGCCGGTGGCGCAGAAGCGTCGGGTCCATTTTCACCATTTCATGCGTGAAGTCCATGACGCCATGTCCAAGCTGCCGCGCCAGCCGGACCCGCTGGAGGTGATTGGTGGCCGCTGGCGCGAGGGTGTGCGGGTGCTGTGCCTGGACGAGTTCGTGGTGACCGATATCGCGGACGCCATGATCCTGCATCGGTTGCTGGGCGCGCTGCTGCGGCGCGGCATGACGCTGGTGATCACCTCCAACACCCACCCTGAGCAACTCTATCGCAACGGCCTGCAACGCCAATCGTTTCTGCCGGCGATCGAGCTGCTGAAAACGCACACGCGTGTGTTTGAATTGGCCGGCACGCTCGACTATCGACTGCGTAACCTGTCCCAGGCCGGGGTCTACTTCGTCGGCGCCGAGGGGGTCGTCAGGCTGGCCGAGCACTTTGAACATTTGACGGGCGGGCACGGGGCGGTCGAGGAGCGCTTCAGCGTCAACGGACGGACCTTTCCCGCCCGTCGTGTCGGCCCGGATGTCGCTTGGTTCGACTTCCAGGACCTGTGCGCCACCCCGCGTTGCGTCGCGGACTACATCGAGATCGCCCGTCTGTTCCACACCGTGCTGTTGTCCGGCGTGCCGGTGTTTACTCACCGGCAGGAGGCGGCGGCGCGGCGCTTCGTGCATCTGATCGACGAATTCTACGACCGGCGCGTGAAGCTCGTCATCGCCGCTGCCGCGCCGATCGCACAATTATACCCTGGGGGGTTCGTGGACTTTCCCTTTGAGCGGGTGCGAAGCCGTTTGGTCGAGATGCAGTCCCACGCCTACCTGGCGGCCCCCGGCACAGCTTAG
- a CDS encoding glycosyltransferase, with product MPLPPPISVIIPAYNAATHIGEALASVAGQGGGFRLEVIVVDDGSTDATREQVAAFDLAVGTGLAPAPVAGCRDGGGPLQMRLIAQANAGPAAARNRGIRAATGELIAFLDADDRWPADRLRVQVPILAQFPRVGLVFGDCRGFDARGERALTQFETDGLDLGFWGAPVLVEDPYGKLLRNNFIPTGAVLARKDALLAVGLFDESRRLVEDLDLWLRLALHCPFAYTREVCELKRTHGANCSADRDAMALAYIEVLRDQARRVPGALRRRGLRVAPLMAFEYCLIGDRREGRGDRVGARGAYAAALRTSPSLRPLYYWLRTWLRGRDAGQAPPRGRT from the coding sequence ATGCCCCTGCCCCCACCCATCAGCGTCATCATCCCCGCGTACAACGCGGCGACCCACATTGGTGAGGCCCTGGCAAGCGTTGCCGGCCAAGGGGGCGGGTTCCGGCTGGAGGTCATCGTGGTGGACGACGGCTCGACCGATGCAACCCGGGAGCAGGTCGCGGCCTTCGACCTGGCGGTCGGCACTGGGTTGGCGCCCGCTCCGGTGGCGGGGTGCCGGGACGGCGGCGGCCCGCTCCAGATGCGCCTGATCGCCCAGGCGAACGCCGGGCCCGCGGCGGCCCGCAACCGCGGTATCCGGGCGGCCACCGGGGAGTTGATCGCCTTCCTGGACGCGGACGACCGCTGGCCCGCGGACCGGCTGCGGGTACAGGTGCCGATCCTCGCGCAGTTCCCGCGGGTCGGCCTGGTCTTCGGTGACTGCCGGGGCTTCGATGCGCGGGGCGAGCGGGCGCTCACCCAGTTCGAGACCGACGGGCTCGACCTGGGGTTCTGGGGCGCCCCGGTGCTGGTCGAGGACCCCTACGGCAAGCTCCTGCGCAACAATTTCATCCCCACCGGCGCGGTGCTGGCCCGCAAGGACGCGCTGCTGGCCGTCGGGCTCTTCGATGAATCGCGCCGCCTGGTGGAGGACCTGGACCTGTGGTTGCGCCTGGCCCTGCACTGTCCCTTTGCCTATACGCGCGAGGTCTGCGAACTCAAGCGGACCCACGGGGCCAACTGCTCGGCGGATCGCGACGCGATGGCGCTCGCCTATATCGAGGTGCTGCGCGACCAGGCGCGCCGGGTGCCGGGGGCGCTGCGCCGCCGCGGGTTGCGCGTCGCCCCGCTGATGGCCTTTGAATACTGCCTGATCGGGGACCGCCGCGAGGGCCGCGGCGACCGGGTGGGGGCGCGCGGCGCCTACGCCGCGGCCCTGCGGACCAGCCCGTCCCTGCGGCCGCTCTATTATTGGCTGCGGACCTGGCTGCGCGGGCGGGACGCCGGTCAGGCCCCGCCGCGTGGCCGGACATGA
- a CDS encoding putative bifunctional diguanylate cyclase/phosphodiesterase, which yields MAVRFHRLLAHRRHRGRAPRRPAALQLASLGLVTAALGVLVALALWVWPHGYPGRVGAAPAGAGLTLALALAGSAAALSLGVFVRLRRLARAQTAELGDLRAAGEILRAILGTTGKGVILADPGLRIRIFNPAAEILFRRLCDETLSVPVTALIPSLATPAAVAPAAGEAAESPRVRHCHGVRAGVEFPARLLLRNLTLDGAPWLLILVEDLTESERAEARLDYLEHHDPLTGLSNRRTIERLIGASIADPERAERPHALCLIDLDHFKIINATCGHAAGDKLLKQLGRIIAARLPTATAMARLGGDEFAALFVGDAVADAPAACEALVRTLRSFPFTWEGRSYDLTISVGIADFEPTQGALIALGRADIACQVAKTQGGGRLHRYSPEDTGSMRCQGDLELVSSIGRALDADRFRVVAQPIRPLLDPGAPTHYEILVRMQDDQGRLVAPDDFIPAAERYVLMPTVDRWILAHVLRSQAPRLRRWHARYPDRFLFAVNLSATTLVDEGFLPYLQRQFRDYCVPYPSICFEVTETAAVSDLGRARAFMQRLCDLGSCFAVDDFGTGFASYTYVKSLPIRYLKIDGSFVHHLIDEPVDRAFVESINHIGHVLGLQTIAEWAETPAVVEVLRGLGVDFAQGYGVGVPVALGDLRFDDDDEEEEDLSANERK from the coding sequence ATGGCCGTCCGGTTCCATCGCCTTCTGGCGCACCGCCGCCACCGCGGCCGAGCGCCGCGGCGGCCGGCGGCGCTGCAACTGGCGAGTCTTGGCCTGGTCACCGCGGCGCTCGGGGTGTTGGTCGCCCTCGCCCTCTGGGTCTGGCCCCACGGCTATCCCGGCCGGGTCGGCGCCGCTCCCGCGGGCGCGGGCCTGACGCTCGCCCTGGCCTTGGCCGGCAGCGCCGCCGCGCTGTCACTCGGGGTCTTCGTCCGGTTGCGGCGACTCGCCCGCGCGCAAACGGCGGAGCTGGGCGATCTGCGCGCGGCCGGCGAGATTCTGCGCGCCATCCTCGGCACCACCGGCAAAGGGGTGATCCTGGCGGACCCGGGGTTGCGCATCCGGATCTTCAATCCGGCCGCCGAGATCCTCTTCCGGCGCCTGTGCGACGAGACCCTGTCGGTCCCGGTGACGGCCCTGATCCCCAGCCTGGCGACCCCGGCCGCGGTGGCGCCGGCCGCCGGCGAGGCGGCGGAGAGTCCGCGCGTGCGTCACTGCCACGGGGTGCGTGCCGGGGTGGAGTTTCCGGCGCGGCTGCTGCTGCGCAACCTGACCCTCGACGGGGCGCCCTGGCTCCTGATCCTGGTCGAGGACCTGACCGAGAGTGAACGCGCCGAGGCGCGGCTCGACTACCTGGAGCATCATGATCCGCTCACCGGTCTCAGCAACCGGCGCACCATCGAGCGGCTGATCGGGGCCAGCATCGCCGATCCCGAGCGCGCCGAGCGTCCGCACGCCCTCTGCCTGATCGATCTGGACCATTTCAAGATCATCAACGCCACCTGTGGTCACGCGGCGGGGGACAAGCTGCTCAAGCAATTGGGCCGGATCATCGCCGCCAGGCTCCCCACCGCCACCGCCATGGCCAGATTGGGGGGCGACGAGTTCGCGGCCCTGTTCGTGGGCGACGCCGTCGCCGACGCGCCGGCCGCCTGCGAGGCCTTGGTGCGGACCCTGCGCAGTTTCCCCTTTACCTGGGAGGGGCGTTCCTACGATCTCACGATCAGCGTTGGGATCGCCGACTTTGAGCCGACGCAAGGGGCACTGATCGCGCTCGGTCGGGCCGACATCGCCTGTCAGGTGGCAAAGACCCAGGGTGGGGGGCGGCTGCATCGCTACAGCCCCGAGGATACCGGCAGCATGCGCTGTCAGGGGGACCTGGAACTCGTCTCCAGCATCGGTCGCGCCCTGGACGCTGACCGGTTTCGCGTCGTGGCGCAACCCATCAGGCCGCTGCTGGACCCCGGCGCACCCACCCACTACGAGATCCTGGTACGGATGCAGGACGACCAGGGCCGTTTGGTGGCCCCGGACGACTTCATTCCCGCCGCCGAGCGCTACGTGCTGATGCCGACGGTGGATCGCTGGATCCTGGCTCATGTCCTGCGCAGTCAGGCGCCGCGGTTGCGCCGGTGGCACGCGCGGTACCCGGACCGGTTTCTGTTCGCCGTCAATCTCTCCGCCACCACCTTGGTGGACGAGGGCTTCCTTCCCTACCTGCAGCGCCAGTTCCGCGACTATTGCGTGCCCTATCCGAGCATTTGCTTCGAGGTCACGGAGACCGCCGCGGTCTCCGACCTGGGGCGCGCGCGCGCCTTCATGCAGCGCCTCTGCGACCTGGGCAGTTGCTTCGCGGTGGATGACTTCGGCACCGGCTTCGCTTCCTATACCTATGTGAAGTCACTGCCGATCCGCTATCTCAAGATCGACGGCAGTTTTGTGCACCACCTGATCGATGAACCGGTGGACCGCGCCTTTGTCGAGTCCATCAACCACATCGGCCATGTGCTTGGGCTCCAGACCATCGCGGAATGGGCCGAGACCCCCGCGGTGGTGGAGGTCCTGCGGGGCCTGGGGGTCGACTTCGCCCAGGGCTATGGGGTCGGCGTGCCGGTGGCGCTGGGCGACCTGCGGTTTGACGACGACGACGAAGAAGAAGAGGATTTGTCCGCAAATGAACGCAAATAA
- the ettA gene encoding energy-dependent translational throttle protein EttA, with translation MAQYIYTMNRVGKVVPPKRVILRDISLSFFPGAKIGVLGVNGSGKSTLLRIMAGLDTEIEGEARAQPGIKVGFLPQEPHLDPTQDVRGNVEGALGHIKEALVRLDAVYAAYADEDADFDALAKEQAELEHLIDATDGHNLDRTLEVAADALRLPPWDAQVATLSGGERRRVALCRLLLSKPDMLLLDEPTNHLDAESVAWLERFLHEYPGTVVAVTHDRYFLDNVAGWILELDRGHGIPWEGNYSSWLEQKERRLELEEKTEAARVKTMKQELEWVRANPKGRHAKSKARLARFDELQTTEFQARNETNEIYIPPGPRLGDLVIEAVGIKKAFGDNLLYDNLSFNLPKGGIVGVIGPNGAGKTTLFRIINGQEQPDAGQFRLGETVQVACVDQSRDALDDTKTVWEEISDGLDNIIVGRYEMPSRAYCGRFNFKGSDQQKRIGDLSGGERNRVHLAKLLKSGGNLLLLDEPTNDLDVETLRALEEALLTFPGCAVVISHDRWFLDRIATHMLAFEGDSQAVWFEGNYADYEADRHRRLGTEADQPHRIKYRRLSA, from the coding sequence ATGGCTCAGTATATCTACACCATGAATCGGGTCGGCAAGGTCGTGCCGCCCAAGCGCGTGATCCTGCGCGACATCTCACTGTCCTTCTTCCCCGGGGCCAAGATCGGCGTCCTGGGCGTGAACGGTTCGGGCAAGTCGACCTTGCTGCGCATCATGGCCGGATTGGACACGGAGATCGAGGGTGAGGCGCGCGCCCAGCCCGGCATCAAGGTCGGCTTTCTGCCCCAGGAGCCGCACTTGGACCCGACGCAGGACGTGCGCGGTAACGTGGAAGGCGCCCTGGGGCATATCAAGGAGGCCTTGGTCCGCCTCGACGCCGTCTATGCCGCCTACGCCGATGAGGACGCCGACTTCGATGCCTTGGCCAAGGAACAGGCGGAGCTCGAGCACCTGATCGACGCCACCGACGGTCACAACCTGGACCGTACCCTGGAGGTGGCCGCGGACGCCCTGCGCCTTCCGCCCTGGGACGCCCAGGTTGCCACCCTCTCCGGGGGCGAGCGGCGGCGGGTCGCCCTGTGCCGGCTGCTGCTGTCCAAGCCCGACATGTTGCTGCTGGATGAGCCGACCAATCACCTGGACGCGGAGTCCGTGGCCTGGCTGGAGCGCTTTCTCCACGAGTACCCCGGCACTGTGGTCGCCGTCACCCACGATCGCTATTTCCTGGACAATGTGGCGGGCTGGATTCTGGAGTTGGACCGCGGCCACGGTATCCCCTGGGAGGGTAACTACTCCTCCTGGCTGGAACAGAAGGAGCGCCGTCTGGAATTGGAGGAGAAGACCGAGGCGGCCCGGGTCAAGACCATGAAGCAAGAGCTCGAATGGGTGCGCGCTAACCCCAAGGGGCGCCACGCCAAGAGCAAGGCGCGTCTGGCCCGCTTCGATGAGTTGCAGACCACTGAATTTCAGGCGCGCAACGAGACCAACGAGATCTATATCCCGCCGGGTCCGCGCCTGGGGGACCTGGTGATCGAAGCGGTGGGGATCAAGAAGGCGTTCGGGGACAACCTCCTCTACGACAATCTCTCGTTCAACCTGCCCAAGGGCGGCATCGTGGGCGTTATCGGTCCCAACGGGGCGGGGAAGACCACGCTCTTTCGTATCATCAACGGTCAGGAGCAGCCGGACGCCGGGCAGTTTCGGCTCGGCGAAACCGTCCAGGTCGCCTGCGTGGACCAGAGCCGCGATGCCCTCGACGACACCAAGACGGTGTGGGAGGAGATCTCCGACGGGCTCGACAACATCATCGTCGGCCGCTACGAGATGCCGTCGCGCGCCTACTGCGGGCGCTTCAACTTCAAGGGGTCGGATCAGCAGAAGCGCATCGGCGACCTCTCCGGCGGCGAGCGCAACCGCGTCCATCTGGCCAAGTTGTTGAAGAGCGGCGGCAACCTGCTCCTGCTTGACGAGCCCACCAACGATCTGGACGTGGAGACCCTGCGCGCCCTGGAGGAGGCCCTGCTCACCTTCCCCGGCTGTGCCGTGGTGATCAGCCATGACCGCTGGTTCCTGGACCGCATCGCCACCCACATGCTGGCCTTCGAGGGGGATTCCCAGGCGGTCTGGTTCGAGGGCAACTACGCCGACTATGAGGCCGATCGCCATCGCCGACTCGGTACCGAGGCCGACCAACCGCACCGCATCAAGTACCGTCGGCTCTCCGCTTGA
- a CDS encoding ATP-binding protein: MHHTEHLIERAESLIDRLERLLPEPPPPTDWGARAFRWRSRGGRAWLAAEHRPHRLDPADLLCLERQKAEIERNTRQFLAGRGANNLLLWGSRGTGKSSLIKAVFTANQDRGLRLIEVDKDDLTDLPDILDLVRPRPERFILFCDDLSFEANEPGYKALKAALEGSITATPDNLLIYATSNRRHLMPEFQAENREAHLVDGELHQGESVEEKVSLSDRFGLWISFHPFTQAQYLTLVRHWCARLGATTPLEWAPVEAAALQWALRRGSRSGRTAWQFARDWVGRGG; encoded by the coding sequence ATGCACCACACCGAGCACCTGATCGAGCGGGCCGAATCGCTCATTGACCGGCTGGAGCGCCTGCTCCCGGAGCCGCCGCCGCCCACCGATTGGGGCGCGCGGGCCTTTCGCTGGCGTAGCCGCGGCGGCCGGGCCTGGCTGGCGGCGGAGCACAGGCCCCACCGTCTGGACCCCGCCGATCTGCTGTGTCTGGAGCGCCAGAAGGCCGAGATCGAGCGCAATACCCGCCAATTCCTGGCCGGGCGCGGTGCCAACAACCTGCTCCTGTGGGGCTCCCGCGGGACCGGCAAGTCATCCCTGATCAAGGCCGTCTTCACGGCCAATCAGGACCGGGGGCTGCGCCTGATCGAGGTGGACAAGGATGACCTGACGGACCTGCCGGACATTCTCGACCTGGTCCGCCCCCGCCCCGAGCGCTTCATCCTGTTTTGCGACGACCTCTCATTCGAGGCCAATGAACCCGGCTACAAGGCACTCAAGGCCGCGCTGGAGGGGTCCATCACTGCCACCCCGGACAACCTGCTGATCTACGCCACCTCCAATCGCCGCCACCTGATGCCCGAGTTCCAGGCCGAGAACCGTGAGGCGCATCTGGTCGACGGTGAATTGCACCAGGGCGAGTCGGTGGAGGAAAAAGTTTCACTCTCCGACCGCTTCGGCCTCTGGATCAGCTTCCACCCCTTCACCCAGGCCCAATACCTCACCCTGGTCCGTCACTGGTGCGCGCGCCTCGGCGCTACCACCCCTCTGGAGTGGGCACCGGTCGAGGCGGCGGCCCTGCAATGGGCCCTGCGCCGCGGCTCGCGCAGCGGGCGCACCGCCTGGCAGTTTGCCCGGGATTGGGTGGGGCGCGGTGGGTAA
- a CDS encoding asparagine synthetase B family protein encodes MTGPRLFGWLDPPGTASPRLAAWCAAMGAGRAASDGPFQVWCWPGERVRITESPAQVLAVSGVLFGGPATPDAAGRADPDGHYLRVRWERAGRRLCLFRDDSASQDLYYRALPGGGIAFSDDLDLLVTSPGGAPHLSRRGLHEYLRFLDIATPNTLYEGVWSPEPGTELIVEPGRAPRSVPRSPPPPPPVPADLETAATALDRLLDDAVRARLPATGTVVAFLSGGVDSALIAALAAAAAPGRILAYTLGFEDSACDETPIAARIAAHLGLPHRVLRPSMAEYRAAFDDWTAAISHPFADPAALPTLLAFRDAHRLGAVALDGTGADELIGILPAPHRRKAVWLATLAPRVLRRAAARLCGARGPLAGLYPLVEFDDPQEFLIRWRGWPRRELERLCAEPVSLAHTRFYRTYRDFRPGQHFARFSRLMATQPDDRIHEASRLTGLAVRFPFFDARLGAFVRALPLAMRYPPAQPKRILKAALARRVPRDLWDQPKHGFDFPFADFLALDDYALPRHYLSPERVRALGQAGAGLEPRVVSATLERLCAGGREVAFRIWALTVLSAWVENHWRRLG; translated from the coding sequence ATGACCGGTCCCCGTCTCTTCGGTTGGCTGGACCCGCCAGGCACCGCGTCGCCCCGGCTCGCGGCCTGGTGCGCCGCCATGGGGGCCGGCCGTGCCGCGTCCGACGGACCCTTCCAGGTCTGGTGCTGGCCGGGCGAGCGGGTGCGGATCACCGAGTCGCCCGCGCAGGTCCTGGCAGTCTCCGGCGTCCTGTTCGGCGGCCCGGCGACGCCGGACGCCGCCGGGCGCGCAGATCCGGACGGGCACTACCTGCGGGTGCGCTGGGAGCGGGCCGGCCGGCGCCTGTGCCTGTTCCGGGACGACTCCGCCTCCCAGGACCTTTACTACCGGGCACTTCCCGGGGGCGGTATCGCCTTCAGCGATGACCTGGATCTATTGGTCACGAGCCCGGGGGGGGCGCCGCACCTCAGCCGGCGCGGGCTGCACGAGTATCTGCGCTTCCTCGACATCGCCACCCCGAACACCCTCTACGAGGGGGTCTGGTCGCCGGAGCCCGGGACGGAATTGATCGTCGAGCCCGGCCGGGCGCCGCGGTCCGTGCCGCGGTCCCCACCCCCTCCCCCACCGGTGCCAGCGGACCTGGAGACGGCCGCCACCGCACTGGACCGGCTCTTGGACGACGCGGTGCGCGCCCGGCTGCCGGCGACCGGGACCGTCGTCGCCTTCCTGAGCGGCGGGGTGGACTCGGCCCTGATCGCCGCGCTGGCGGCCGCCGCCGCGCCGGGGCGCATCCTCGCCTATACGCTGGGCTTCGAGGATAGCGCCTGCGACGAGACCCCGATCGCCGCTCGCATCGCCGCGCACCTGGGTCTGCCCCACCGGGTCCTGCGCCCGAGCATGGCCGAGTATCGGGCGGCCTTCGATGACTGGACGGCGGCCATCAGCCACCCCTTCGCGGACCCCGCCGCGCTCCCCACCCTGCTCGCCTTCCGCGACGCCCACCGCCTGGGCGCGGTCGCACTCGACGGCACCGGTGCCGATGAGCTGATCGGCATTCTGCCGGCGCCCCACCGCCGCAAGGCGGTCTGGCTCGCGACCCTGGCCCCGCGCGTCCTGCGCCGGGCCGCCGCCCGTCTGTGCGGCGCCCGCGGTCCGCTCGCCGGACTGTATCCCCTGGTGGAGTTCGACGACCCGCAGGAGTTTCTGATCCGCTGGCGCGGCTGGCCCCGCCGGGAACTGGAGCGCCTCTGCGCCGAACCCGTCTCGCTCGCCCACACCCGCTTCTATCGGACCTATCGCGACTTCCGGCCGGGCCAGCACTTCGCCCGCTTCAGCCGCCTGATGGCCACTCAACCGGACGATCGGATTCATGAGGCGAGCCGCCTGACCGGGCTCGCGGTGCGCTTTCCCTTCTTCGACGCGCGCCTGGGTGCCTTCGTGCGCGCCCTCCCCCTAGCCATGCGCTACCCGCCCGCGCAGCCCAAGCGCATCCTCAAGGCGGCACTGGCGCGCCGCGTACCCCGCGACCTCTGGGATCAGCCCAAGCACGGCTTCGATTTCCCCTTCGCCGACTTTCTGGCGCTGGACGACTACGCCCTGCCCCGGCACTACCTGAGCCCGGAACGGGTGCGCGCACTCGGCCAGGCGGGCGCCGGACTGGAACCGCGCGTGGTCTCCGCGACGCTGGAACGCCTGTGCGCCGGCGGGCGCGAGGTTGCCTTCCGGATCTGGGCCCTGACCGTGCTGTCCGCCTGGGTCGAGAACCACTGGCGGCGGCTGGGCTGA
- a CDS encoding class I SAM-dependent methyltransferase, with amino-acid sequence MPIPHPVPAARPTLAESADRHRLYECAVQNPRSEVDFIDRTYRQLRGRSARWLREDFCGTAAVCCEWVRRRKTNRALGVDLDPVVLDWGRCHNLAALPASQRARVQLLEQDVATAASRPLDLVLAMNFSYWLLAGRAALRAYFAQVRAALAPDGVFLLDAYGGYDAYRRIIEERPVDDPELGRFAYQWEQALYDPISGRLVCYIHFNFADGSRLERAFTYDWRLWSLPEIRELLTEAGFSRVLVYWQGWDPDGRPDGHFQPVATGEPDAGWIAYLSAEP; translated from the coding sequence ATGCCCATACCACACCCTGTCCCCGCCGCCCGGCCGACGCTCGCCGAGTCGGCCGATCGTCACCGGCTCTACGAATGCGCGGTGCAGAATCCGCGCTCGGAGGTGGATTTTATCGACCGCACCTACCGGCAACTGCGCGGCCGCAGTGCCCGCTGGTTGCGGGAGGATTTTTGCGGCACTGCCGCGGTCTGCTGCGAGTGGGTCCGTCGGCGCAAGACCAACCGTGCCCTCGGAGTGGACCTGGACCCGGTGGTCCTGGACTGGGGGCGGTGCCACAACCTGGCGGCGCTGCCGGCCAGCCAGCGCGCCCGCGTCCAATTGCTCGAGCAGGACGTCGCGACCGCTGCCAGCCGCCCCCTGGACCTGGTGTTGGCCATGAACTTCAGCTATTGGCTCCTTGCCGGTCGCGCCGCCTTGCGGGCCTATTTTGCGCAGGTGCGCGCGGCCCTGGCACCGGACGGGGTCTTTCTGCTGGACGCCTACGGGGGCTACGACGCCTATCGGCGGATCATCGAGGAACGGCCGGTGGATGACCCCGAACTGGGGCGCTTCGCCTACCAATGGGAGCAGGCCTTGTATGACCCGATCAGCGGCCGGCTGGTCTGCTATATCCATTTCAACTTCGCGGACGGTTCCCGCCTGGAGCGTGCCTTCACCTACGACTGGCGGTTGTGGTCCCTGCCGGAGATCCGGGAACTGCTGACCGAGGCGGGATTCTCCCGGGTGCTGGTCTACTGGCAGGGCTGGGACCCGGACGGTCGCCCGGACGGCCACTTCCAGCCGGTGGCGACCGGGGAGCCGGACGCCGGGTGGATCGCCTACCTGTCGGCAGAGCCGTGA
- the mobB gene encoding molybdopterin-guanine dinucleotide biosynthesis protein B produces MPLHPIPVIGFVAPSGGGKTTLLRRLVPILKDRGLRVGYLKHAHHCFDLDRPGKDSFELRAAGADQVLLASSERWALQVENRVRGADPDLEELLTRFAPGDLDLVLAEGFKYADYPKIEVYRAVLGEPPLYPRDARIIAVATDDALPAGEHPPRLPLHAGETIVDFIIARCGLHGSADR; encoded by the coding sequence ATGCCCTTGCACCCCATCCCCGTCATCGGCTTCGTCGCCCCCAGCGGCGGCGGCAAGACCACCCTGCTGCGCCGACTGGTCCCCATCCTCAAGGACCGGGGACTGCGGGTCGGCTATCTCAAACACGCCCACCATTGCTTCGACCTGGATCGACCGGGGAAGGACAGCTTTGAACTGCGCGCGGCCGGGGCCGACCAGGTCCTGCTGGCGTCGTCCGAGCGCTGGGCGCTGCAGGTGGAGAACCGGGTGCGGGGCGCGGACCCGGACCTGGAGGAACTGCTCACGCGCTTCGCCCCCGGGGACCTGGACCTGGTGCTCGCGGAGGGCTTCAAGTATGCCGATTATCCGAAGATCGAGGTCTACCGCGCCGTGTTGGGTGAGCCGCCCCTCTATCCGCGCGACGCGCGGATCATCGCCGTGGCAACGGACGACGCGCTGCCCGCGGGCGAGCATCCACCGCGCCTGCCGCTGCACGCGGGGGAGACGATCGTGGACTTCATCATCGCCCGTTGCGGCCTTCACGGCTCTGCCGACAGGTAG